In a genomic window of Occallatibacter riparius:
- a CDS encoding PA14 domain-containing protein: MRRHLLEVLLLALLVRPLLATPLAAQTAPAGTPHDQNPQGDTAIPTFRIVTREVLVDVIALDRHNKPVLDLKPDELEVSESTQLEPNKKHSRFSRASTAQRSLDPITSLSLFDPNNPASAQRDTPTGFRILASCLERSTVHYLLAIHPGPSGSTSGYHQITITSRRPDTRLFYRHHYYVGLAASASEAPALKQQNVDALLQQSACYYPVAPLSISLHARLIDTGRTDVVRYLVSVDANSLAFLTLDSNGTARTSAGLQRSVAVDYGACNFDADGKPASYFHAPLEQVLTSADYARALDRGFPHILEFPASSHIALTRIVARDRATGNMGAADLTLPQPQQRPASQAAPVATSQTKDRQPRETSGGRDGQKAPPVWDQPARGTIGSFGSIVPAAHSFCGDVYELARPSDRLPDFRALDPIGAIYTPSLDVPNQFFQNTSGIPGVTPRTNLFGIDYHASFWITTPGEYRFHMASDDGALLEIDDKQIIDIDGLHEMSEGSASVRLEQGQHTVHVPYYQGAVVSVALQLWIKPPGASNWALFDLRDYSPPAVTESRTR; this comes from the coding sequence ATGCGCCGACATCTTCTTGAAGTGCTGCTTCTCGCCCTGCTGGTTCGGCCGTTGCTTGCGACTCCATTGGCCGCACAGACCGCACCAGCCGGCACCCCGCACGATCAGAACCCACAGGGCGATACGGCAATTCCCACCTTCCGTATCGTCACCCGCGAAGTCCTCGTCGATGTCATCGCCCTTGATCGACACAACAAGCCCGTCCTCGATCTCAAGCCGGACGAACTCGAGGTATCGGAAAGCACCCAACTCGAGCCGAACAAAAAGCACTCGCGCTTCTCCCGCGCGTCAACGGCACAGCGCTCGCTCGACCCGATCACCAGCCTCTCCCTGTTCGACCCGAATAATCCGGCCTCCGCGCAACGCGATACGCCTACCGGCTTTCGCATCCTGGCAAGCTGTCTTGAGCGCTCCACCGTTCACTATCTGCTCGCCATCCATCCCGGCCCCTCAGGTTCAACAAGCGGCTACCACCAGATCACGATCACCTCACGGCGCCCCGACACAAGGCTCTTCTATCGCCACCACTACTACGTCGGCCTCGCCGCATCGGCATCAGAAGCCCCAGCATTGAAGCAACAGAATGTCGACGCGCTCCTCCAGCAGTCGGCCTGCTACTACCCCGTCGCTCCGCTCTCTATCTCGCTTCATGCGCGCTTGATCGATACAGGTCGAACCGATGTGGTCCGCTACCTGGTTTCTGTCGATGCAAACTCGCTCGCCTTCCTCACTCTTGACAGCAATGGCACAGCAAGAACCTCCGCAGGACTCCAACGCAGCGTCGCGGTCGACTATGGCGCCTGCAACTTCGACGCAGACGGAAAACCTGCCAGCTACTTCCACGCGCCTCTTGAGCAGGTCCTCACCTCCGCCGACTACGCGCGGGCCCTCGATCGCGGATTCCCTCACATCCTCGAGTTCCCCGCATCATCACACATCGCACTCACGCGGATCGTTGCGCGCGATCGCGCCACCGGCAACATGGGCGCCGCCGATCTGACGCTGCCGCAACCCCAGCAACGGCCGGCTTCGCAAGCCGCGCCAGTCGCGACCAGCCAAACGAAAGACCGGCAACCGCGGGAGACATCCGGGGGCAGGGACGGCCAGAAAGCTCCTCCCGTTTGGGATCAGCCGGCTCGGGGCACTATCGGCTCCTTCGGGTCCATCGTTCCCGCAGCCCATTCGTTCTGCGGCGATGTCTACGAACTCGCGCGCCCCTCCGACCGCCTGCCTGATTTCCGCGCTCTCGATCCAATCGGCGCCATCTACACCCCGTCCCTCGACGTTCCCAACCAGTTCTTTCAAAACACAAGCGGCATTCCGGGCGTGACGCCGCGCACCAACCTCTTCGGCATCGACTATCACGCCTCTTTCTGGATTACGACTCCAGGTGAATACCGCTTCCACATGGCATCCGACGATGGAGCCCTGCTTGAAATCGATGACAAACAGATCATCGACATCGATGGATTACATGAAATGAGCGAAGGGTCCGCATCCGTTCGTCTCGAACAAGGCCAGCACACCGTCCACGTGCCCTACTATCAGGGCGCGGTGGTTTCCGTTGCGCTCCAGCTATGGATAAAACCGCCCGGCGCGAGCAACTGGGCCCTGTTCGACCTCAGGGATTACAGCCCTCCAGCGGTGACCGAAAGTCGAACCCGCTGA
- a CDS encoding ABC transporter permease, with protein MRAFLLDVRYALRQLRRSPGFTFTVVLMLALGIGTNTAVFSVMNAVLFELLPVSRGQGLRHVRMANGQGSAGSSSNTGDSNTAFTEATFEALRSRTDVFEELIAYVPLALSKVAVRHGELPEEATGEEVSGNFFSGLGARIERGRGLTLADEKTHASVVVLNYDFWTRSYAQDPEVVGQTLYIKGVPMTVVGVATHGFEGVEPLVATDFWIPLQNVPALNAWGAPADVFTLYGSPRWWCVRMIARLRPGVTSMQAQQALAGTFGEVVRQAVGPVDPTKWKPLLDFVPARGLGVHSDEAHEPARIMMALVGLVLVIACINVAMMVQARNSARQQEFSVRVAIGAGRISIFRQLLCESLLLVSSGAALGWLLAFWTTRLLSATLHAGTAFDPDRTVLMFTLLLSTVAAVGFGLVPLWSATHAPVAGVLRTTAANITANKVRLFGSRILLTGQIAICLVLLMTASLLLRTLRNYAAQDLGAQMDGLLVFGVTPQGQGDTHVFYRTLIDRLRQVPGVESVSMAQMRPGSGMANNDMGFVLDGVIHRGEMLRHNSVGSGFNHTMGIPLVAGRDITDADTVKSSRVALVNQTFVKKYLGNTNPLGHVLGWGKDRSTIVGVVADSKYTSVDEEQMPMAFYAQMQASSLAAMHIEVRTRGSALAVLPELRKTVAGLYPDVPLEQPMTQQAQFEESYARQRMLASMACFFGVLAALLVAAGLFGLHSFRVSRRTAEIGLRIALGATRPQMLAMVMRESLWVMLAGLAVGIPLTFFAARPLQSMLYQMSPLDPASFALAIAAMILICVCAALAPARRAASIEPMQALRSE; from the coding sequence ATGCGTGCATTCCTGCTGGACGTCCGCTACGCACTCCGCCAGTTGCGAAGATCGCCAGGCTTCACATTCACGGTAGTGCTGATGCTTGCGCTCGGTATCGGAACGAATACCGCGGTCTTCAGCGTGATGAATGCGGTTCTGTTCGAGTTGTTGCCGGTCAGCCGAGGTCAAGGGCTGAGGCACGTGCGAATGGCCAACGGACAGGGATCCGCGGGAAGCAGTTCGAATACCGGGGACAGCAATACAGCCTTCACTGAAGCGACTTTCGAGGCGCTCAGGTCGCGTACCGATGTATTCGAAGAGTTAATTGCGTATGTACCGCTCGCTCTCTCGAAAGTCGCGGTGCGCCACGGAGAGCTTCCTGAGGAGGCTACAGGAGAAGAGGTCAGCGGCAACTTCTTCTCGGGGCTGGGAGCGCGCATCGAGCGCGGCCGCGGATTGACGCTGGCCGACGAAAAGACCCACGCCTCTGTCGTTGTTCTCAATTACGACTTTTGGACCAGGAGCTATGCGCAGGACCCAGAGGTGGTGGGACAGACACTCTACATAAAAGGGGTCCCCATGACGGTGGTGGGTGTGGCGACACACGGCTTCGAAGGCGTGGAACCCCTCGTCGCGACAGATTTCTGGATTCCGTTGCAGAATGTCCCCGCGCTCAATGCCTGGGGGGCGCCCGCGGACGTGTTTACCCTCTACGGTTCGCCGCGGTGGTGGTGCGTGAGGATGATCGCCCGATTGCGCCCCGGAGTGACTTCGATGCAGGCCCAACAGGCGCTCGCCGGTACCTTCGGCGAGGTCGTGCGGCAGGCTGTGGGTCCGGTAGATCCTACGAAATGGAAGCCCCTGTTGGACTTTGTACCCGCGCGCGGCTTAGGCGTTCATAGTGACGAAGCTCACGAGCCGGCGCGGATCATGATGGCTTTGGTCGGGTTGGTGCTCGTGATCGCATGCATCAATGTGGCCATGATGGTGCAGGCTCGCAATTCGGCGCGGCAACAGGAGTTCAGCGTGCGTGTAGCCATTGGCGCCGGCCGTATCAGCATCTTCCGCCAATTATTGTGCGAGAGCCTGCTGCTCGTGAGCTCAGGCGCGGCACTCGGCTGGCTGCTTGCATTCTGGACCACGCGTCTGTTATCGGCCACGCTGCATGCCGGGACAGCATTCGATCCCGATCGGACCGTTCTCATGTTTACGCTGTTACTCTCGACGGTCGCTGCCGTGGGGTTTGGTCTCGTTCCCTTATGGAGTGCGACCCACGCGCCGGTCGCCGGGGTATTGCGCACCACCGCGGCAAACATCACGGCAAATAAAGTCCGCTTGTTCGGCAGTCGCATCTTGCTCACGGGTCAGATCGCCATTTGCCTCGTATTGCTGATGACAGCCAGCCTGCTGCTACGTACGCTGCGGAATTATGCGGCCCAGGATCTTGGAGCGCAGATGGATGGGCTGCTCGTCTTTGGAGTAACTCCGCAGGGGCAAGGAGACACACATGTCTTCTATCGCACATTAATCGACCGACTTCGCCAGGTACCCGGGGTTGAATCCGTTTCTATGGCGCAAATGCGGCCCGGCTCGGGAATGGCCAACAACGACATGGGGTTCGTGCTCGATGGCGTCATCCACAGAGGCGAGATGTTGCGTCATAACAGCGTCGGGTCAGGATTCAATCACACCATGGGCATTCCGCTTGTAGCGGGCCGTGACATCACGGACGCCGATACTGTGAAGAGTTCGCGAGTGGCGCTGGTTAATCAGACCTTCGTGAAGAAATATCTTGGCAACACGAACCCGCTGGGCCATGTGTTGGGATGGGGCAAAGACCGTTCGACAATCGTGGGCGTCGTGGCGGACAGCAAGTACACGTCGGTGGACGAGGAACAGATGCCGATGGCTTTCTATGCGCAGATGCAGGCGAGTTCGCTTGCCGCCATGCACATTGAAGTCCGCACCCGCGGAAGCGCGTTGGCTGTGCTGCCGGAATTGCGCAAAACTGTTGCCGGGCTCTACCCTGACGTTCCGCTCGAGCAGCCAATGACACAACAAGCGCAATTCGAAGAATCGTACGCCCGTCAGAGGATGCTAGCCAGCATGGCTTGCTTTTTCGGTGTACTGGCGGCACTGCTTGTGGCGGCAGGCCTCTTTGGCTTGCATTCCTTCCGTGTGAGCCGGCGCACCGCCGAGATTGGCCTGCGCATCGCCCTGGGCGCAACGCGCCCGCAAATGCTGGCCATGGTTATGCGCGAAAGCCTCTGGGTAATGCTGGCCGGCCTTGCGGTGGGCATCCCGCTCACATTCTTCGCTGCGCGCCCGCTGCAATCGATGCTTTATCAAATGTCCCCACTAGATCCTGCTAGCTTCGCTCTCGCGATTGCAGCAATGATCCTGATCTGTGTCTGCGCGGCGCTTGCGCCCGCTCGCCGCGCGGCTTCCATTGAGCCCATGCAGGCGTTGCGCTCCGAATAG
- a CDS encoding MFS transporter encodes MSTTASERLSSRRIIGYVYFTFVVYLAIGLPLAILPTYVHFRLGFSAALAGLVISIQYIATFLSRPWAGRISDRSGAKVSVIWGLSMCAASGAFLLLAALLDHLPWISMIALLLSRLALGVGESLGSTGATLWGIMAVGQEHTAKVISYNGICTYGAMAVGAPLGVLLENHLGLSAIGFVTLAVLAVSLFMAMGKKPVPVVHGEHLPFRSVLGRVAPHGIALALGGLGYSVLATFVTLFYVSRHWGGAALCLTTFGAAFIVARLLFIHAIGRWGGFPVAIVCLSVESVGVALLWQARGPWMALVAAAITGFGFSLVFPAVGVEAVRNVPEQTRGTALGVFTGFADVSFFLVGPAAGAVIGWWGYASAFLFALVCVLLALGIVWALHRRDGVTELQSGKVTKSMRV; translated from the coding sequence ATGAGTACGACTGCATCGGAGCGACTGAGTTCGCGGCGCATCATCGGCTACGTGTATTTCACCTTTGTGGTGTACCTGGCGATCGGGTTGCCGCTGGCGATTCTGCCGACGTATGTGCATTTCCGGCTGGGATTCAGCGCGGCGCTGGCCGGCCTCGTGATCAGCATCCAGTACATTGCGACGTTTTTGAGTCGGCCGTGGGCGGGGAGGATATCGGACCGATCGGGCGCGAAGGTGAGCGTGATCTGGGGGCTGAGCATGTGCGCGGCTTCAGGAGCGTTTCTGCTGCTGGCGGCGCTGCTTGATCACCTGCCGTGGATCAGCATGATCGCCCTGTTGCTGAGCCGCCTGGCGCTGGGAGTGGGCGAGAGCCTGGGGTCGACGGGCGCGACGCTGTGGGGCATTATGGCGGTGGGCCAGGAGCACACGGCCAAGGTCATTTCGTATAACGGCATCTGCACGTATGGCGCAATGGCGGTGGGGGCTCCGCTGGGCGTGCTGCTGGAGAATCATCTCGGGCTGAGCGCGATTGGGTTTGTCACGCTTGCGGTGCTGGCGGTGAGCCTATTTATGGCCATGGGCAAGAAGCCGGTCCCGGTGGTGCATGGGGAGCATCTACCGTTCCGGAGCGTGCTGGGGCGGGTAGCTCCGCATGGGATTGCGCTGGCGCTGGGCGGGCTAGGATACAGCGTGCTGGCGACGTTTGTAACGCTGTTCTATGTGAGCCGGCATTGGGGCGGGGCGGCGCTGTGCCTGACTACGTTTGGCGCTGCGTTTATTGTGGCGCGCCTGCTGTTCATCCACGCGATTGGCCGGTGGGGCGGGTTTCCGGTAGCGATTGTGTGCCTGTCGGTGGAGTCGGTGGGCGTGGCTTTGCTGTGGCAGGCGCGCGGACCGTGGATGGCGCTGGTAGCGGCGGCGATTACGGGTTTTGGGTTCTCGCTGGTCTTTCCCGCGGTGGGTGTGGAGGCGGTGCGGAATGTGCCGGAACAGACGCGCGGGACCGCGCTGGGCGTGTTCACGGGGTTTGCGGATGTGTCCTTTTTCCTGGTGGGTCCGGCGGCGGGCGCGGTGATTGGCTGGTGGGGCTATGCGAGCGCTTTTCTGTTTGCGCTGGTGTGTGTGCTGCTGGCCTTGGGAATTGTGTGGGCGCTGCATCGGAGGGACGGAGTGACAGAGTTACAAAGTGGCAAAGTTACAAAGTCAATGCGGGTCTAG
- a CDS encoding TIGR03118 family protein, whose protein sequence is MPLHLRSCFPAAALAAVMLGPLALPAMAQHYLQTNLTADQSGMAANTDPNLVNPWGLSRSSGSPWWISDNGTGLSTLYNASGVAQSLVVTIPTGDPSVSPTGTPTGTVFSGGSNFLLTNGKPAFFMFVTEDGTISGWNPSLTPNTAAVLEVNTKSASVFKGAALATVTMGSNSMTMLYVADFRKGRIQVFDESFHHISWIENAFADEEHNGMGHGDDNHAHLPRGYAPFNVQNIGGEIYVTFAKQDAQKHDEVDGPGLGYVAVFSPGGKFLRQLEHGWWLNGPWALAMAPGDFGPYSHDLLVGQFGSGNIAVYDPVTGRFKGLLMDKTNNPIMIDGLWSLSFAGGGNNGVATTLYFSAGSDGEAHGLFGTITPVENTAGNSN, encoded by the coding sequence ATGCCCCTGCACCTTCGCTCCTGCTTCCCCGCCGCGGCTCTCGCGGCCGTGATGCTCGGACCCCTCGCCCTCCCCGCGATGGCCCAACACTACCTCCAGACCAACCTCACCGCCGACCAGTCCGGCATGGCCGCAAACACCGATCCCAACCTGGTCAACCCCTGGGGCCTCTCGCGCTCCTCCGGCAGCCCCTGGTGGATCTCCGACAACGGCACCGGCCTTAGCACTCTCTACAACGCCTCCGGAGTCGCCCAATCCCTCGTCGTCACCATTCCCACTGGCGACCCCAGCGTGAGCCCCACCGGCACCCCGACCGGCACCGTCTTCTCCGGCGGCTCGAACTTCCTGCTCACCAATGGCAAGCCTGCCTTCTTCATGTTCGTAACTGAAGACGGCACCATCTCAGGCTGGAACCCCAGCCTCACTCCCAACACCGCCGCCGTCCTTGAGGTCAACACCAAAAGCGCATCGGTATTTAAAGGTGCAGCACTCGCCACCGTGACCATGGGCTCGAACTCGATGACAATGCTCTACGTTGCCGACTTCCGTAAGGGCCGCATCCAGGTCTTCGACGAGTCATTCCACCACATATCCTGGATTGAAAACGCCTTCGCCGACGAGGAACACAACGGGATGGGCCATGGCGATGACAACCACGCGCACCTGCCTCGCGGCTACGCGCCCTTCAACGTCCAGAACATCGGCGGCGAAATCTACGTCACCTTCGCCAAGCAGGACGCCCAGAAGCACGACGAAGTCGACGGCCCCGGCCTCGGCTATGTTGCCGTCTTCTCCCCCGGGGGCAAATTCCTCCGTCAACTCGAACACGGCTGGTGGCTTAACGGCCCGTGGGCCCTCGCCATGGCGCCTGGCGACTTCGGCCCCTACAGCCATGACCTCCTCGTCGGCCAGTTCGGCTCCGGCAACATCGCCGTCTACGATCCCGTCACCGGCCGCTTCAAAGGCCTGTTGATGGACAAAACCAACAACCCCATCATGATCGATGGACTCTGGAGCCTCTCCTTCGCGGGTGGCGGAAACAACGGCGTGGCAACAACCCTCTACTTCAGCGCCGGTAGCGACGGCGAAGCCCACGGCCTCTTCGGCACCATCACCCCCGTCGAAAACACCGCCGGCAATTCCAACTAA
- a CDS encoding SDR family NAD(P)-dependent oxidoreductase gives MKEFFGKVAVVTGGASGIGRAMAERCVSVGVKVVLADVEAEALGKAGEELKAMGGTVQCVKTDVSKREEVEALARRAFDEFGGVHLLFNNAGVAAGGSPWEATWKDWEWVLGVDLWGVIHGVKVFTPLMLAQNTECHIVNTASAAGLIAGGFSAPYSASKHAVVALSESLYLALEQRKAPVKVSVLCPGVVRTSIFNCERNRPEELKNDPVPLSPEMQAGRAAIQSVLANAIPAEKVAEQVFEAIRREQFYIVTDSRWLEMARLRMKNILALENPENPAAMVQQIVSQGASGNNVKAARESD, from the coding sequence ATGAAGGAATTTTTTGGGAAGGTTGCGGTGGTGACAGGCGGGGCAAGCGGCATTGGACGCGCGATGGCCGAGCGGTGCGTAAGCGTTGGAGTGAAGGTCGTGCTCGCGGATGTGGAAGCGGAAGCATTGGGTAAGGCCGGCGAAGAATTGAAGGCGATGGGCGGGACAGTGCAGTGCGTGAAGACGGATGTGTCGAAACGGGAGGAGGTGGAGGCGCTGGCGCGGCGGGCCTTCGATGAGTTTGGCGGCGTGCATCTGCTGTTCAACAATGCGGGTGTGGCGGCGGGTGGCTCGCCATGGGAAGCGACCTGGAAGGACTGGGAGTGGGTGCTGGGGGTGGACCTGTGGGGCGTGATCCACGGAGTGAAGGTGTTCACGCCGCTGATGCTGGCGCAGAACACGGAATGCCACATCGTTAATACCGCGTCGGCAGCAGGGTTGATCGCGGGAGGGTTTTCGGCTCCTTACTCGGCTTCAAAGCATGCGGTGGTGGCTCTGTCAGAGAGTCTCTACCTGGCGCTTGAGCAGCGGAAGGCGCCGGTGAAGGTGTCGGTGCTGTGCCCGGGCGTGGTGCGGACCAGTATCTTCAATTGCGAGCGAAACAGGCCCGAGGAACTGAAGAATGATCCCGTTCCGCTTTCGCCGGAGATGCAGGCCGGGCGGGCGGCAATTCAGAGCGTACTGGCCAATGCCATTCCGGCGGAGAAGGTCGCGGAGCAGGTTTTCGAGGCGATCCGCAGGGAGCAGTTCTACATTGTGACGGATTCTAGGTGGCTGGAGATGGCGCGGCTGCGGATGAAGAACATACTGGCGCTGGAGAATCCGGAGAATCCCGCGGCGATGGTTCAGCAGATTGTGAGTCAGGGAGCTAGCGGTAACAATGTGAAAGCCGCGCGTGAGTCCGATTAA
- a CDS encoding TIGR03118 family protein, translated as MLTLSLCPRFLAIAFSIAATLGLPALPAMAQHYMQANLSSDQSAVASHIDPHLLNPWGLARGGGSAWFVADNANGLVSIYDSLGASQPLSVSIPAGDPTQNPTGAPTGIVYNGGAGFEVATGKPARLVFATEDGTVSGWNPDVSLGKAILKVNTKSASVFKGLALATFPGTSGALTTYLYVADFRQAQVQVYDQSFHSAVLRVGQFQDPSLPVGYAPFNIQNIGGNLYVTYALQDSVKHDELAGAGNGYVNVFSSTGLLLRRLQHGSWLNAPWGLAMASGDFGLYSHDLLIAQFGSGNVAAYDPVTGNFKGLLNSTANTPITIPGLWGLSFASGTVSGSSFSLYFTAGPARETHGLFGTIRPYDPDNIFGSSN; from the coding sequence TTGCTGACTTTGTCTCTTTGCCCCCGTTTTCTGGCGATTGCGTTCTCCATCGCCGCAACCCTCGGTCTGCCTGCTTTGCCGGCAATGGCCCAACACTACATGCAAGCCAATCTCAGCTCCGACCAGTCTGCCGTCGCCAGCCACATCGACCCGCATTTGCTGAACCCCTGGGGTCTGGCGCGCGGCGGCGGCAGCGCCTGGTTCGTCGCCGATAATGCCAACGGTCTTGTCTCGATCTATGACAGCCTCGGTGCTTCTCAGCCGTTATCCGTGAGCATCCCCGCGGGTGATCCCACCCAAAACCCAACCGGCGCTCCCACAGGCATTGTCTACAATGGCGGCGCGGGCTTTGAAGTTGCCACCGGCAAGCCGGCTCGTTTGGTGTTTGCCACCGAGGACGGCACCGTCTCTGGCTGGAACCCTGACGTCTCCTTGGGAAAGGCGATCCTCAAGGTCAATACCAAAAGCGCATCCGTCTTCAAAGGCCTTGCCCTCGCCACGTTCCCTGGGACTTCCGGCGCCCTGACGACCTATCTCTATGTCGCCGACTTCCGTCAGGCCCAGGTCCAGGTCTACGACCAATCCTTCCATTCCGCCGTCCTTAGAGTCGGCCAATTTCAGGATCCATCGCTCCCCGTGGGGTATGCACCTTTCAACATCCAGAACATCGGCGGCAACCTTTACGTCACCTATGCCCTGCAGGATTCGGTGAAGCACGACGAACTGGCCGGGGCCGGCAACGGCTATGTCAACGTATTCTCCAGCACTGGCCTCCTTCTGCGTCGCCTCCAGCACGGCTCATGGCTGAATGCTCCCTGGGGCCTGGCCATGGCCTCGGGCGATTTCGGTCTCTACAGCCATGACCTCCTCATCGCCCAGTTCGGATCCGGCAATGTCGCAGCCTACGATCCGGTCACCGGCAACTTCAAAGGGCTGCTCAACTCGACCGCAAACACACCCATCACCATCCCAGGACTCTGGGGTCTCTCCTTCGCCAGCGGCACGGTGTCCGGCTCGTCCTTTTCGCTCTATTTCACCGCCGGCCCGGCGCGCGAAACTCACGGGCTCTTTGGCACCATCCGGCCCTATGACCCAGATAACATCTTCGGAAGCTCGAACTGA